In Ilumatobacter fluminis, the following proteins share a genomic window:
- a CDS encoding ABC transporter ATP-binding protein, with protein sequence MSAVLPLLRPQAGRWAALGVLTAFGAGLTVIGPLVVRSIVDRAVEGTDADTIRRLAFVFLVIVIAAQVVSVLVARSATYAAWATTNELRMRMARHVLGLDHEFHRQHTPGELIQRVDGDVTSVSDLLGRVLPKAVGSAILVAGMVIVVSAIDWRIGVGMAVYVVAAVAAVLVMRHRAVEESADEMGAYARLYGGIEERLNASEDLRANGAGSHAMWRFVEDSAGALDRSVRRESAFLGMWWGVQGAVVGGVVASVLAGAVLVSNGAITVGTAFLLFQYVLLIQRPLEEVVHELETVQKATGAMRRVLALMQVEPTVLDHGRTSPAAGPLAIEFSSVSFDYGDDDPVLHDVDLTLQAGRSVGVVGRTGSGKTTFSRLVLRLVEATAGQVNVGGVPIADVPMRELRRRAALVPQEVELFNGTIRENVTLFDSRHSDAAVADALHSVGLGALADGGIDRPLGGGGAGLSAGEAQLLAMARVWLRDPDLVVLDEATARVDPVTERRIEEAMRELMRGRTTIVIAHRLSTLSEVDDIAVFEAGRIVEFGARETLVADPDGRFRRLLDLALEPDRAPSEGMLA encoded by the coding sequence GTGAGCGCCGTGCTACCGCTGCTCCGGCCCCAGGCCGGTCGCTGGGCCGCGCTCGGCGTCCTCACGGCGTTCGGTGCCGGCCTCACGGTGATCGGTCCGTTGGTCGTCCGTTCGATCGTCGACCGGGCGGTCGAAGGCACCGACGCCGACACGATTCGTCGGCTCGCGTTCGTGTTCCTCGTGATCGTGATCGCCGCGCAGGTCGTGTCGGTGCTCGTCGCCCGGTCGGCGACGTACGCAGCCTGGGCGACCACCAACGAACTCCGGATGCGGATGGCCCGTCACGTGCTCGGTCTCGACCACGAGTTCCATCGCCAACACACCCCCGGTGAGCTGATCCAGCGCGTCGACGGCGACGTCACCTCGGTGTCCGACCTGCTGGGTCGCGTCCTCCCCAAGGCGGTGGGTTCGGCGATCCTGGTCGCCGGCATGGTGATCGTCGTGTCGGCGATCGACTGGCGGATCGGCGTCGGAATGGCGGTCTACGTCGTCGCGGCCGTCGCCGCGGTGCTGGTGATGCGGCACCGTGCGGTCGAGGAGTCGGCCGACGAGATGGGCGCCTACGCCCGCCTGTACGGCGGCATCGAGGAACGGCTCAACGCGTCCGAGGACTTGCGGGCGAACGGTGCCGGCTCCCACGCCATGTGGCGGTTCGTCGAGGACTCGGCGGGTGCGCTCGACCGGTCGGTGCGGCGCGAGTCGGCGTTTCTCGGGATGTGGTGGGGCGTGCAGGGCGCTGTCGTCGGTGGCGTCGTCGCGTCGGTGCTCGCCGGTGCCGTGCTGGTCTCGAACGGTGCGATCACCGTCGGGACGGCATTCCTGTTGTTCCAATACGTCTTGCTCATCCAGCGCCCGCTCGAAGAGGTCGTCCACGAACTCGAGACCGTGCAGAAGGCCACCGGAGCGATGCGGCGCGTGCTGGCGTTGATGCAGGTCGAGCCGACCGTGCTCGACCACGGCCGGACCTCACCGGCGGCCGGTCCGTTGGCGATCGAGTTCTCGTCGGTGTCGTTCGACTACGGCGACGACGACCCGGTGCTGCACGACGTCGATCTGACCCTGCAGGCCGGGCGGTCCGTCGGCGTGGTCGGTCGCACCGGAAGCGGCAAGACGACGTTCTCGCGTCTGGTGCTCCGGTTGGTCGAGGCGACCGCCGGTCAGGTCAACGTCGGTGGCGTCCCGATCGCCGACGTGCCGATGCGCGAGCTCCGCCGTCGGGCGGCGCTGGTGCCGCAGGAGGTCGAGCTGTTCAACGGGACGATCCGCGAGAACGTGACGCTGTTCGATTCGCGTCACTCCGACGCAGCCGTCGCCGACGCTCTGCACTCGGTCGGACTCGGCGCGCTCGCCGACGGTGGCATCGACCGGCCGCTCGGCGGTGGCGGTGCCGGACTGTCGGCCGGCGAGGCACAACTGCTCGCGATGGCACGTGTCTGGTTGCGCGACCCCGACCTCGTCGTGCTCGACGAGGCGACGGCGCGGGTCGACCCGGTGACCGAGCGACGGATCGAGGAAGCGATGCGCGAACTCATGCGCGGTCGGACGACGATCGTCATCGCGCATCGGCTCTCCACGCTCTCGGAGGTCGATGACATCGCCGTGTTCGAGGCCGGTCGCATCGTCGAGTTCGGTGCGCGCGAGACGCTGGTCGCCGACCCCGACGGGCGGTTCCGCCGCCTGCTCGACTTGGCGCTCGAGCCCGACCGTGCTCCTTCGGAAGGGATGCTGGCATGA
- a CDS encoding AMP-binding protein → MDLGRSVGVGVTLARSFLTPFERPDRFPRALKAMAPWGSSIAGLLAGAAARYPDRLAVIDDDGGTTYATVWTRTQSIAASLHADGIGRGTRIGILARNRRGFIEALGAVAAVGADAILLNTGFAGPQLADVADAEQLDLIIHDDEYAEMVADSMVKASIDEADLERRASLGGTVEPTKDVGRVVILTSGTTGRPKGAARESGPSALEGVAALLDRIPLKLGDVQVIAAPLFHAWALSHLLLGFSRCATAVVARKFDPQRTLHAVADEGADVLVVVPVMLSRILQADDGELRLPSLRVIASSGSAISGQLVTDVLDRFGPVLYNLYGSTEVASATIATPDDLAAHPTTAGRPVRWVDVAILDGDGKRLPEGSSGRIFVGGALKFDGYTNGDDKERINGLVSTGDVGSFRDGLLFVEGRDDDMIVSGGENVFPSEVEELLHAHPAIIDVVVSGVADDEFGQVLAAFVVLAPGEDLTDREVKDHVKAQLATHKVPRHVRFIDELPRNTTGKVLRRQLSVS, encoded by the coding sequence ATGGATCTCGGCCGGTCAGTCGGCGTCGGTGTCACCCTGGCGCGTTCGTTCCTCACCCCCTTCGAACGCCCCGATCGTTTCCCGCGGGCGCTCAAGGCCATGGCACCGTGGGGGTCGTCGATCGCCGGCCTCCTCGCCGGTGCCGCGGCGCGTTACCCCGACCGTCTCGCCGTGATCGACGACGACGGCGGTACGACCTACGCCACCGTGTGGACCCGTACCCAGTCGATCGCCGCGAGCCTCCACGCCGACGGCATCGGCCGGGGCACCCGTATCGGCATCCTGGCCCGCAACCGCCGTGGCTTCATCGAGGCACTCGGCGCGGTGGCCGCCGTCGGCGCCGACGCGATCCTGCTCAACACCGGCTTCGCCGGACCACAGCTCGCCGACGTCGCCGACGCCGAACAGCTCGATCTGATCATCCACGACGACGAGTACGCCGAGATGGTCGCCGACTCGATGGTCAAGGCGTCGATCGACGAGGCCGACCTGGAACGGCGGGCATCGCTCGGGGGCACGGTCGAGCCCACCAAGGACGTCGGCCGGGTCGTGATCCTCACGTCGGGGACGACCGGCCGACCCAAGGGAGCCGCTCGCGAGAGCGGCCCGTCGGCGCTCGAGGGCGTGGCGGCCCTCCTCGATCGGATCCCGCTGAAGCTCGGCGACGTCCAGGTGATCGCCGCTCCCCTCTTCCACGCGTGGGCGCTCAGCCATCTGCTGCTCGGCTTCTCGCGGTGCGCGACCGCCGTCGTCGCCCGCAAGTTCGATCCGCAGCGCACCCTCCACGCCGTCGCCGACGAGGGCGCGGATGTCCTCGTAGTCGTGCCGGTGATGCTGAGCCGCATCCTGCAGGCCGACGACGGCGAGCTCCGTCTGCCGTCGCTGCGAGTGATCGCATCGAGCGGCTCGGCGATTTCCGGACAGCTCGTCACCGACGTGCTCGACCGATTCGGTCCGGTGCTCTACAACCTGTACGGCTCGACCGAGGTCGCCTCGGCCACGATCGCGACCCCCGACGACCTCGCTGCCCACCCGACCACGGCCGGTCGCCCGGTGCGCTGGGTCGACGTCGCCATCCTCGACGGCGACGGCAAACGGCTCCCCGAGGGTTCGTCGGGACGGATCTTCGTCGGCGGAGCCTTGAAGTTCGACGGGTACACCAACGGCGACGACAAGGAACGCATCAACGGCCTCGTCTCGACCGGCGACGTCGGGTCGTTCCGCGACGGGCTCCTGTTCGTCGAAGGACGCGACGACGACATGATCGTCTCGGGCGGCGAGAACGTCTTCCCGAGCGAGGTCGAGGAGCTCCTGCACGCCCACCCGGCGATCATCGACGTCGTCGTGAGCGGCGTCGCCGACGACGAGTTCGGACAGGTCCTGGCGGCATTCGTCGTGCTCGCTCCGGGCGAGGACCTGACCGACCGAGAGGTCAAGGATCACGTCAAAGCACAGCTCGCCACCCACAAGGTCCCGCGCCACGTCCGCTTCATCGACGAACTGCCCCGCAACACCACCGGCAAGGTGCTGCGCCGCCAGCTCTCCGTGTCCTGA
- a CDS encoding potassium channel beta subunit family protein, producing MEYRRLGNSGVKVSALGFGSWVSFDTQMGTDMALECMQAAHDAGVNFFDNAEAYAGGKSEQIMGEALRQLDWPRWSYVVTTKLYWGIHGQDPNMRNTLNRKYLMQAIDGSLERFGLDFVDVVYCHRADPNTPMEETVWAMSDMVAQGKALYWGTSEWSADEIRHAIDIAERHHLHKPVTEQSQYNLLERDKVEVEYARLHADTGYGNTIWSPLASGLLTGKYRDGIPEDSRAALSGYEWLNERMSDQDAVAQIERLRPIAERLDCSMAQLAIAWCTKHPMVSSVITGASRASQVVENMKAVEVMPKLTDDVMAEIDDALS from the coding sequence ATGGAATACCGACGCCTCGGTAACAGCGGCGTCAAGGTGAGTGCACTCGGCTTCGGCAGTTGGGTCTCGTTCGACACCCAGATGGGCACCGACATGGCGCTCGAGTGCATGCAGGCCGCGCACGACGCCGGGGTCAACTTCTTCGACAACGCCGAGGCGTACGCCGGCGGCAAGAGCGAACAGATCATGGGCGAGGCGCTCCGTCAGCTCGACTGGCCCCGCTGGTCGTACGTGGTGACCACGAAGCTCTACTGGGGCATCCACGGCCAGGACCCGAACATGCGGAACACGCTGAACCGCAAGTACCTGATGCAGGCGATCGACGGATCGCTCGAGCGCTTCGGCCTCGACTTCGTCGACGTCGTCTACTGCCACCGCGCCGACCCGAACACCCCGATGGAGGAAACCGTCTGGGCGATGAGCGACATGGTGGCGCAGGGCAAGGCGCTCTACTGGGGCACCAGCGAATGGTCGGCCGACGAGATCCGCCATGCGATCGACATCGCCGAACGTCACCACCTCCACAAGCCCGTCACCGAGCAATCGCAGTACAACCTGCTCGAGCGCGACAAGGTCGAGGTCGAGTACGCCCGCCTCCACGCCGACACCGGCTACGGCAACACGATCTGGAGCCCGCTCGCATCGGGCCTGCTCACCGGCAAGTACCGCGACGGCATCCCGGAAGACTCCCGTGCAGCCCTCTCGGGCTACGAGTGGCTGAACGAGCGCATGAGCGACCAGGACGCGGTCGCACAGATCGAGCGCCTCCGCCCGATCGCCGAACGCCTCGACTGCTCGATGGCACAGCTGGCCATCGCCTGGTGCACGAAGCACCCGATGGTGTCGAGCGTGATCACCGGCGCCAGCCGCGCGAGCCAGGTCGTCGAGAACATGAAGGCCGTCGAGGTGATGCCCAAACTCACCGACGATGTGATGGCCGAGATCGACGACGCCCTCAGCTGA
- a CDS encoding sensor domain-containing diguanylate cyclase, producing the protein MDASEILASVRPLVLVVDSSGVMLDARGGAGGFLGHEPADLVGRLVFDIVAPDALADVAGYFARLTATPTHPVLMPMPFRSVMSGSDGLPYGVDVIPTGVVAGDGERNWVVMLVPQSMETSVSEPLNAELTGAGRDVVRSRLCDELCYHNQYGSLRWYFVALEDEPQVFGPRSDPGLLPVLQRAVDRGWQPWTTPTLAVDESGRPRSADDVLLPCTAPSSVTSAALRHAEPDQAFRLGFVPVELDGELIGVYLELRWVPASGELMVRANVLTRIQNLCQVTALLHERWRDRDRLVLAATRDTLTGLANRDALTDAISAAVEPSAVLYVDVDRFKSVNDRYGHAVGDRVLVEIGRRIVASCRPGDVVARFGGDEFVVLLDGIDLATAEAIGQRIVDSFTEPLEVVGAPDHVSLSVGLAECRPGTDPVDLADRAMLVAKRSGRAQLVVA; encoded by the coding sequence ATGGATGCCTCCGAGATCCTGGCGAGCGTTCGCCCGCTGGTGCTCGTCGTCGATTCGTCGGGCGTCATGCTCGACGCCCGGGGCGGAGCGGGAGGCTTCCTCGGTCACGAACCCGCCGACCTCGTCGGTCGCCTGGTGTTCGACATCGTCGCCCCGGATGCGCTCGCCGACGTCGCCGGCTACTTCGCCAGGCTGACTGCGACCCCGACGCACCCGGTGCTGATGCCGATGCCGTTCCGTTCGGTGATGTCGGGCTCCGACGGCCTGCCCTACGGCGTCGACGTCATCCCGACCGGTGTGGTCGCCGGCGACGGCGAACGGAACTGGGTCGTGATGCTGGTGCCCCAGTCGATGGAGACATCGGTGTCGGAACCGCTCAACGCCGAACTCACCGGCGCCGGACGCGACGTCGTCCGGAGTCGGCTGTGCGACGAGCTCTGCTATCACAACCAGTACGGGTCGCTGCGCTGGTACTTCGTCGCGCTCGAGGACGAGCCGCAGGTGTTCGGACCGCGCTCCGACCCCGGTCTGCTCCCGGTGCTCCAGCGGGCCGTCGATCGCGGGTGGCAACCATGGACCACGCCGACGCTGGCGGTCGACGAGTCGGGCCGCCCGCGCTCGGCCGACGACGTGTTGCTGCCGTGCACGGCGCCCTCGAGTGTCACTTCCGCCGCGTTGCGCCACGCCGAACCCGACCAGGCGTTCCGCCTCGGCTTCGTGCCCGTCGAACTCGACGGGGAGCTGATCGGGGTGTACCTGGAGCTCCGCTGGGTCCCGGCGTCGGGCGAGCTGATGGTGCGAGCCAACGTGCTGACGCGGATCCAGAACCTGTGTCAGGTGACGGCGCTGCTCCACGAGCGGTGGCGCGACCGTGACCGGCTGGTGCTCGCTGCGACCCGCGACACGCTCACCGGTCTGGCCAACCGCGACGCCCTGACCGACGCCATCAGCGCTGCAGTCGAGCCGAGCGCCGTGCTGTACGTCGACGTCGACCGGTTCAAGTCGGTGAACGACCGATATGGGCACGCCGTCGGTGACCGGGTGCTGGTCGAGATCGGCCGTCGGATCGTCGCATCGTGTCGTCCCGGCGATGTCGTCGCACGGTTCGGTGGCGACGAGTTCGTGGTGCTGCTCGACGGGATCGATCTCGCGACGGCGGAGGCGATCGGGCAACGGATCGTCGACTCGTTCACCGAGCCGCTCGAGGTGGTCGGCGCACCCGATCACGTCTCGCTGAGCGTCGGCTTGGCCGAGTGCCGACCCGGCACCGACCCGGTCGATCTTGCCGATCGAGCGATGCTCGTCGCCAAGCGATCGGGCCGCGCCCAGCTCGTCGTCGCCTGA
- the hisF gene encoding imidazole glycerol phosphate synthase subunit HisF — MRVARVIPCLDVTEGRVVKGTNFVELRDAGDPVELAARYDAEGADELVFLDITASSDNRDTTVDMVYRVAEQVYIPFTVGGGIRSLEDARRMLRAGADKVSVNTAAVQRPELIGEIAGEFGSQCVVCAIDAKRRDDGDPAFEVFLHGGRTPTGIDAIEWARRAVELGAGEILLTSMDRDGTKIGFDNELTRAISDAVSVPVIASGGVGTLDHLVDGVVDGGADAVLAASIFHFREHTVADAKRAMIDAGVTVRPPDR, encoded by the coding sequence ATGAGGGTCGCACGAGTCATCCCGTGTCTCGACGTGACCGAGGGGCGCGTCGTGAAGGGCACCAACTTCGTCGAGCTCCGTGATGCCGGCGACCCGGTCGAACTGGCGGCTCGCTACGACGCCGAAGGTGCCGACGAGCTCGTCTTCCTCGACATCACGGCGTCGTCCGACAACCGCGACACGACGGTCGACATGGTCTACCGGGTCGCGGAACAGGTGTACATCCCGTTCACCGTCGGTGGCGGTATCCGGTCGCTCGAAGATGCCCGCCGCATGCTCCGGGCCGGGGCCGACAAGGTCAGCGTCAACACCGCGGCGGTGCAGCGACCGGAGCTGATCGGCGAGATCGCCGGCGAGTTCGGTTCGCAATGCGTCGTGTGTGCGATCGACGCCAAGCGGCGCGACGACGGCGATCCGGCGTTCGAGGTGTTCCTCCACGGTGGCCGCACCCCGACCGGCATCGACGCGATCGAATGGGCGCGGCGCGCGGTCGAACTGGGAGCCGGCGAGATCTTGCTCACCTCCATGGACCGTGACGGCACCAAGATCGGCTTCGACAACGAGCTGACGCGAGCGATCAGCGACGCCGTGTCGGTACCGGTGATCGCCAGCGGCGGCGTCGGCACGCTCGACCATCTCGTCGACGGCGTGGTCGACGGTGGCGCCGACGCCGTCCTCGCGGCATCGATCTTCCACTTCCGCGAGCACACCGTCGCGGACGCGAAGCGCGCGATGATCGACGCCGGTGTCACGGTGCGTCCACCGGATCGCTGA
- a CDS encoding HisA/HisF-related TIM barrel protein yields the protein MTTICDLYPAIDLRGGKVVRLTKGDYDAETVYGDDPVAVAGSFADAGAPWVHVVDLDAARSGDPVNRPVVAAVAAALDGRARLQTGGGVRAVSDAEALAAAGVSRVVMGSAAVADPDLVVAASDVLPVAVGLDHRDGELAVHGWTEGSGVQLTDALHRFPTAAAFVITDISRDGMLTGPDVDGLAAAVAATDVPIVASGGVATLDDIVALASIPGLAGIITGKAVYEGRFTVAQAMAVLEVEG from the coding sequence ATGACGACGATCTGCGATCTGTATCCGGCGATCGACCTGCGGGGCGGCAAGGTGGTCCGCCTCACGAAGGGCGACTACGACGCCGAGACCGTCTACGGCGACGACCCCGTCGCCGTTGCCGGCTCGTTCGCCGACGCCGGTGCACCCTGGGTGCACGTCGTCGATCTCGATGCCGCCCGCTCGGGCGACCCCGTCAACCGACCCGTGGTCGCAGCGGTCGCCGCTGCGCTCGATGGTCGGGCTCGTCTCCAGACCGGCGGCGGCGTGCGCGCCGTGTCCGATGCCGAGGCGCTGGCCGCTGCCGGTGTCAGCCGGGTCGTCATGGGGTCGGCGGCGGTGGCCGACCCCGACCTCGTCGTGGCGGCGAGCGATGTCCTTCCTGTCGCGGTCGGCCTCGATCACCGTGACGGCGAACTCGCCGTCCACGGCTGGACCGAGGGGAGTGGCGTCCAACTCACGGACGCACTCCACCGGTTTCCGACCGCCGCTGCGTTCGTCATCACCGACATCAGCCGTGATGGCATGCTCACCGGCCCCGACGTCGACGGTCTCGCGGCAGCCGTGGCAGCCACCGATGTGCCGATCGTCGCGAGCGGTGGCGTGGCGACGCTCGACGACATCGTGGCGCTCGCGTCGATTCCGGGACTGGCCGGCATCATCACCGGCAAGGCCGTGTACGAGGGGCGCTTCACCGTCGCGCAGGCCATGGCCGTGTTGGAGGTCGAAGGATGA
- the hisH gene encoding imidazole glycerol phosphate synthase subunit HisH, with amino-acid sequence MSDRPLVAVLDYGIGNLHSAHKAIEKMGADARLTADPAVVADADGVVLPGVGAFGACMSTLRSVGLEEPALAAASSGRPFLGICVGMQMLFHGSEEDAAARGLGIVPGTVRWIPPGVKRPQMQWNRLELQLPDDPMLADLGDDPWVYFVHSLHGVPDDPSVVAATCEYGTDLNAAFRLDNVFATQFHPEKSGPTGLRLLRNFVQVCVEARDGAAA; translated from the coding sequence GTGAGCGATCGCCCGCTCGTCGCGGTGCTCGACTACGGCATCGGCAACCTGCACTCGGCACACAAGGCCATCGAGAAGATGGGCGCAGACGCCCGTCTCACCGCCGACCCGGCCGTGGTCGCCGACGCCGACGGCGTGGTGCTGCCCGGTGTCGGAGCGTTCGGCGCCTGCATGTCGACGCTGCGGTCCGTCGGCCTCGAAGAGCCGGCGCTCGCCGCCGCGTCGTCCGGTCGGCCGTTCCTCGGGATCTGCGTGGGTATGCAGATGTTGTTCCACGGGTCCGAAGAAGACGCCGCGGCACGCGGACTCGGGATCGTCCCGGGCACCGTGCGATGGATCCCGCCGGGCGTGAAGCGGCCCCAGATGCAATGGAATCGACTGGAGTTGCAGTTGCCCGACGACCCCATGCTCGCCGATCTCGGCGACGACCCCTGGGTGTACTTCGTGCACTCGTTGCACGGGGTCCCCGATGACCCGTCGGTCGTCGCCGCCACCTGCGAGTACGGGACCGACCTCAATGCGGCGTTCCGACTCGACAATGTGTTCGCCACACAGTTCCACCCCGAGAAGTCGGGTCCGACGGGCCTCCGCCTGCTACGCAACTTCGTCCAGGTGTGTGTCGAGGCGAGGGACGGAGCAGCAGCATGA
- the hisB gene encoding imidazoleglycerol-phosphate dehydratase HisB, which translates to MSARTASRSRSTNETSIEISIDLDGTGQTNISTGIPFYDHMLDQLGRHGGFDLTVHADGDLHIDTHHTVEDVAIALGETFREALGDKAGIRRFASGRYPLDEALVDIALDLSGRAHVEWIVPMPESLPLGDPAFDPQLAEHAVSSFAQSAAMTLHVELVRGRNVHHIIEATFKGLARSLRDAVRIDQPGGVPSTKGVL; encoded by the coding sequence GTGAGCGCCCGTACCGCCAGCCGTAGCCGCAGCACCAACGAGACGTCGATCGAGATCTCGATCGATCTCGACGGCACCGGACAGACGAACATCTCGACCGGCATCCCGTTCTACGACCACATGCTCGATCAGCTGGGCCGCCACGGTGGCTTCGACCTGACCGTGCACGCCGACGGCGACCTGCACATCGACACGCATCACACCGTCGAAGACGTCGCGATCGCGCTCGGTGAGACGTTCCGCGAGGCGCTCGGTGACAAGGCCGGCATCCGCCGATTCGCCAGCGGCCGGTACCCGCTCGACGAGGCACTGGTCGACATCGCCCTCGATCTGTCCGGGCGCGCGCACGTCGAGTGGATCGTCCCCATGCCCGAGAGCCTGCCGCTCGGCGATCCGGCGTTCGATCCGCAGTTGGCCGAACACGCCGTGTCGTCGTTCGCGCAATCCGCGGCGATGACCCTCCACGTCGAGCTGGTCCGCGGTCGCAACGTGCACCACATCATCGAGGCGACCTTCAAGGGGCTCGCCCGTTCGCTCCGCGACGCCGTCCGCATCGATCAGCCCGGTGGTGTCCCCTCGACCAAGGGCGTGTTGTGA
- the hisC gene encoding histidinol-phosphate transaminase, translating into MIPVRDDLRVLEGYHSPQVDVDVRLNTNESPLSPPDAFRDALAAELSRIEWHRYPDRAATELRRAIADWHGVDPSMVFAANGSNEVLQTILLTYAGAGRRVATFEPTYQMHAQIARVVGSEVVEGERNADFTLDPDELRRVVDEYDPHVTFLTSPNNPTGLVEPSERIGELLDVTNGLVVADEAYAQFADWSALELLDDDRPLVVTRTFSKTWSMAGVRLGYAIGPAWFVDELEKVVLPYHLDAVKQLAGRVALRFVDDMNERVRLIVDERERLSTTMRGMPIDVTPSGANFILFRPTSIGGRDLWQQLLDRSILVRDCSGWPRLADCLRVTVGTPDENDAFITALKEILT; encoded by the coding sequence GTGATCCCCGTCCGTGACGACCTTCGAGTGCTCGAGGGCTATCACTCCCCGCAAGTCGACGTCGACGTCCGACTGAACACCAACGAGTCCCCGCTGTCGCCACCCGACGCGTTCCGCGACGCACTGGCGGCCGAACTGTCGCGGATCGAATGGCATCGCTATCCCGATCGTGCCGCGACCGAGTTGCGGCGCGCGATTGCGGACTGGCACGGGGTCGACCCGTCGATGGTGTTCGCCGCGAACGGATCGAACGAGGTCCTGCAGACGATCCTGCTCACCTATGCCGGCGCGGGCCGGCGGGTGGCGACCTTCGAGCCGACGTACCAGATGCACGCCCAGATCGCCCGGGTGGTCGGCAGCGAGGTGGTCGAAGGCGAGCGCAACGCCGACTTCACCCTCGATCCCGACGAGCTGCGGCGCGTGGTCGACGAGTACGACCCACACGTCACGTTCCTGACGTCGCCGAACAACCCGACCGGACTGGTCGAGCCGTCCGAGCGGATCGGCGAGCTGCTCGACGTCACCAACGGCCTGGTGGTCGCCGACGAGGCGTACGCACAGTTCGCCGACTGGAGTGCGCTCGAGCTCCTCGACGACGACCGGCCGCTCGTCGTCACCCGCACCTTCTCCAAGACGTGGAGCATGGCCGGTGTCCGGCTCGGCTACGCCATCGGACCCGCGTGGTTCGTCGACGAGCTCGAGAAGGTCGTCTTGCCGTATCACCTCGACGCCGTGAAGCAGTTGGCCGGACGAGTGGCCCTGCGGTTCGTCGACGACATGAACGAGAGGGTCCGGCTCATCGTCGATGAACGCGAGCGTTTGTCGACGACGATGCGCGGCATGCCGATCGATGTGACACCGAGCGGCGCCAACTTCATCCTGTTCCGGCCGACCTCGATCGGCGGGCGAGACCTGTGGCAGCAGTTGCTCGACCGGAGCATCCTCGTCCGCGACTGTTCGGGGTGGCCACGCCTCGCCGACTGCCTCCGAGTCACCGTCGGCACGCCCGACGAGAACGACGCATTCATCACCGCGCTGAAGGAGATCCTCACGTGA
- the mshD gene encoding mycothiol synthase, whose product MRITEIAATPTAEQRERALAFVAGVETTTGRPQLSDHLRIDLGRDSGDAHGGPLLVTMHDDDRLIAFAQLSGANDAWVLETVVDPALDDDIAVRDDIADTAVDAHRRRRDDAVVWWLDDPSAHDHEVAARLGLAVWRELYEMRRPLPHPQQADVATRSFRPGIDDEAWLGINNRAFASHGEQGGWTLDTLRSRFDEPWFDPDGFRIFDDETGTPVAFCWTKLHTDGSPVVGEIYVIAVDPSAHGRGLGKQLTLAGLDSISDRGVTVANLYVDAGNTAAVGLYERLGFTIHRRRVAFAPPEHGTA is encoded by the coding sequence GTGCGCATCACCGAGATCGCTGCAACACCAACCGCAGAACAACGCGAGCGCGCCCTCGCGTTCGTCGCCGGCGTCGAGACGACGACGGGTCGGCCGCAACTGAGCGACCACCTCCGGATCGACCTCGGCCGCGACAGCGGTGACGCACACGGTGGCCCGCTCCTCGTCACGATGCACGACGACGACCGGTTGATCGCGTTCGCACAGCTCTCCGGCGCGAACGACGCCTGGGTGCTCGAGACCGTGGTCGACCCGGCGCTCGACGACGACATCGCCGTTCGCGACGACATCGCCGACACCGCCGTCGACGCCCATCGTCGCCGACGCGACGACGCCGTCGTGTGGTGGCTGGACGATCCGTCCGCCCACGACCACGAGGTCGCGGCCCGACTCGGCCTCGCCGTCTGGCGAGAGTTGTACGAGATGCGCCGGCCGCTCCCCCATCCGCAGCAAGCCGATGTGGCCACCCGGTCGTTCCGTCCCGGCATCGACGACGAAGCCTGGCTCGGCATCAACAATCGGGCGTTCGCATCCCACGGCGAACAGGGCGGCTGGACACTCGACACGCTCCGGTCGAGATTCGACGAGCCCTGGTTCGACCCCGACGGGTTCCGCATTTTCGACGACGAAACCGGTACCCCGGTGGCGTTCTGCTGGACCAAGCTCCACACCGACGGATCGCCGGTCGTCGGCGAGATCTACGTGATCGCCGTCGATCCATCCGCACACGGCCGCGGTCTCGGCAAGCAGCTCACCCTCGCCGGCCTCGATTCGATCTCCGATCGTGGTGTCACCGTCGCCAACCTCTACGTCGATGCAGGCAACACCGCCGCCGTCGGCCTCTACGAGCGGCTGGGTTTCACCATCCATCGTCGGCGCGTCGCGTTCGCTCCGCCCGAGCACGGCACCGCCTGA